Proteins encoded together in one Candidatus Nitrosocaldus cavascurensis window:
- a CDS encoding prefoldin subunit beta — MSEQELPPWLREQLARLNQLQQNLQAILMQKQQLEIESVEIDKAIEELKKAGVDDAVYKSAGPVLIKGKRDDVLKELEEKKELLSTRIMVLSKQESRLKENLKDVQSRIDEMIRGQSTGARAE; from the coding sequence ATGAGCGAGCAAGAACTACCACCGTGGTTGAGGGAGCAACTTGCAAGGCTGAACCAACTACAGCAGAACCTACAGGCTATACTGATGCAGAAGCAGCAGTTAGAGATAGAATCTGTTGAGATAGACAAGGCAATAGAGGAGTTGAAGAAGGCTGGAGTTGATGATGCTGTGTACAAGAGTGCTGGACCAGTACTGATAAAGGGTAAGAGGGATGATGTACTCAAGGAGTTGGAGGAGAAGAAGGAACTGCTAAGCACTAGGATAATGGTGCTCAGCAAGCAGGAGAGCAGGTTGAAGGAGAACCTTAAGGATGTGCAGAGCAGGATAGATGAGATGATAAGGGGACAGAGTACT